The DNA sequence TTTAGATGCGCAAGTTAAAGACGGATTTATTGATATAAAACTCAAAGACGGCACCATTTACAACAAAGATAGCTCAAGATTATGGGGTTTGGGCAGGGCTTTGGTGGCGACCATAGTGATTGGAGTTTCTAGCGGTTTTGAGACGGCTTTAGAATTTAGCGGGATTGGTTTTAAGGCGCAAGTTAAGGGCGACTCTATTGAATTAAACTTAGGCTATAATAACCCGGTAATTATCCAAGCGCCTGCTGGCGTTACATTGCAAGTTGAAAAAAACACTATAAAAGTTAGGGGAATAGATAAGGAAAAAGTTGGTCAGACGGCAGCTTTAATCAGAGCGGCTAGGCCACCTGAACCCTACAAAGGGACAGGAATTAAATATAGAAACGAGATAATAATAAGAAAGGCTGGAAAGAAAGCAGTAGCAACAGCTGGATAAAATTACTATGAATAATACAAAAAGACAGCATAGAACAAAACGACATAAACGCGTGCGTGCCAAAATCAAAGGGACAACAGAGACTCCGCGCATTTCGGTTTTCAGAAGTAATCGGCACATTTTCGTTCAAGTTGTTGATGACACTAAGGGTAGGACGTTGGTAAGCAGTGTCGTCAAATCAAAGAAAAAAACACAAGCGAAAGGAAATAAAACCGAAGTTGCTTCTGCAATTGGTGAAATGCTTGCAAAGAAGGCACAGGAGACCGGAATTAACAAGGTGGTGTTTGACAGAGGTGGTTATAAATATCACGGAAGAATTAAAGCTTTGGCAGAAGGGTTAAGAAAAGGCGGGTTAAAATTTTAAAAATGGATCCCGAACGAAGCTACCCTAGCGGGTTCGGGGCATAAGAATATTTATTATTTTTTTTAAGCTATTTTAAGCAGTCATAACTTATACTATTATAGGCTGTGAAACAGTAGCTTCGTACGGGATGGAAGAACAAAAAAATAACCAAAGGCAAGGGGGTAGGCGTGGTTTTGGCAGGGGCAGAGAAATGCCAAAAGAAAAATCGGAATTTGATTCCAAGGTTTTGGATATTGCGCGTGTTACAAGGGTAACCAAGGGCGGCAAGCGTTTTAGTTTTCGTGCGACAATAGCAATAGGAGATGGCAAGGGCAGGGTGGGAGTTGGTGTTGCCCAGGGTCATGACGTGGTTCAATCTATGCAAAAAGCAACACATCAGGCGCGCAAAAATGTAGTAACGGTACCCACGAAAAAGGGAACAATTCCCCATAGTATCCAATTCAAATACAAGAGCGCCGTAGTTTTACTGAAGC is a window from the Candidatus Yanofskybacteria bacterium genome containing:
- a CDS encoding 50S ribosomal protein L18, coding for MNNTKRQHRTKRHKRVRAKIKGTTETPRISVFRSNRHIFVQVVDDTKGRTLVSSVVKSKKKTQAKGNKTEVASAIGEMLAKKAQETGINKVVFDRGGYKYHGRIKALAEGLRKGGLKF
- a CDS encoding 30S ribosomal protein S5 gives rise to the protein MPKEKSEFDSKVLDIARVTRVTKGGKRFSFRATIAIGDGKGRVGVGVAQGHDVVQSMQKATHQARKNVVTVPTKKGTIPHSIQFKYKSAVVLLKPAPLGSGVKAGGPVRVVAKLAGIENITAKLIERTGNKINIARATIGALSKLKI
- the rplF gene encoding 50S ribosomal protein L6, with the translated sequence MSRIGKKSIKIPQGVEIKIDGQSVKAKGAKGELERVIPDILDAQVKDGFIDIKLKDGTIYNKDSSRLWGLGRALVATIVIGVSSGFETALEFSGIGFKAQVKGDSIELNLGYNNPVIIQAPAGVTLQVEKNTIKVRGIDKEKVGQTAALIRAARPPEPYKGTGIKYRNEIIIRKAGKKAVATAG